Proteins co-encoded in one Mycobacterium mantenii genomic window:
- a CDS encoding acetyl/propionyl/methylcrotonyl-CoA carboxylase subunit alpha, with product MASHASSRISKVLVANRGEIAVRVIRAARDAGLSSVAVYAEPDADAPHVRLADEAFALGGQTSAESYLDFGKLLDAAAKSGANAVHPGYGFLSENADFAQAVLDAGLIWIGPSPQSIRDLGDKVTARHIAARAQAPLVPGTPDPVKDADEVVAFAKEYGVPIAIKAAFGGGGRGMKVARTIEEIPELFESATREAVAAFGRGECFVERYLDKPRHVEAQVIADQHGNVIVAGTRDCSLQRRFQKLVEEAPAPFLTDAQRKEIHESAKRICKEAHYYGAGTVEYLVGQDGLISFLEVNTRLQVEHPVTEETAGIDLVLQQFKIANGEKLDLTEDPTPRGHAIEFRINGEDAGRGFLPAPGPVTRYDIPTGPGVRLDSGVEAGSVIGGQFDSMLSKLIVHGATREEALARSRRALDEFHVEGLATVIPFHRAVVSDPAFIGDDEGFSVHTRWIETEWNNTIEPFTGGAPLDEEDARPRQKVVVEVGGRRLEVSLPGDLALSNGGAADPAGVIRKKPKARKRGSHAGAAASGDAVTAPMQGTVVKVAVEEGQEVAAGDLVVVLEAMKMENPVTAHKDGVITGLAVEAGAAITQGTVLAEIK from the coding sequence GTGGCCAGTCACGCCAGCTCAAGGATCTCCAAGGTGCTCGTCGCCAACCGCGGCGAAATCGCAGTCCGGGTGATCCGGGCGGCCCGCGACGCGGGCCTGTCCAGCGTGGCGGTCTACGCCGAACCCGACGCCGACGCGCCGCACGTGCGCCTCGCCGACGAGGCGTTCGCCCTGGGCGGTCAGACGTCGGCGGAGTCGTACCTGGACTTCGGCAAGCTCCTGGACGCGGCGGCCAAGTCCGGCGCCAACGCCGTCCACCCCGGCTACGGCTTCCTGTCGGAGAACGCCGATTTCGCGCAGGCCGTTCTCGACGCCGGCCTGATCTGGATCGGGCCCAGCCCGCAGTCCATCCGCGACCTCGGTGACAAGGTCACCGCCCGCCACATCGCCGCCCGCGCGCAGGCCCCGCTGGTGCCCGGCACCCCCGACCCGGTCAAGGACGCCGACGAGGTGGTGGCATTCGCCAAGGAGTACGGCGTGCCGATCGCGATCAAGGCGGCGTTCGGCGGCGGCGGGCGCGGCATGAAGGTGGCCCGCACCATCGAGGAGATCCCCGAGCTGTTCGAGTCGGCCACCCGCGAGGCCGTCGCGGCGTTCGGCCGCGGCGAGTGCTTCGTCGAGCGCTACCTGGACAAGCCGCGCCACGTCGAGGCGCAGGTGATCGCCGACCAGCATGGCAACGTCATCGTCGCCGGCACCCGCGACTGCTCGCTGCAGCGCCGCTTCCAGAAGCTGGTCGAAGAGGCGCCGGCGCCGTTCCTGACCGACGCGCAGCGCAAGGAGATCCACGAGTCGGCCAAGCGGATCTGCAAGGAAGCCCACTACTACGGCGCCGGGACCGTCGAATACCTGGTCGGCCAGGACGGCCTGATCTCCTTCCTGGAGGTCAACACCCGTCTGCAGGTCGAGCACCCGGTCACCGAGGAGACCGCCGGCATCGACCTGGTGCTGCAGCAGTTCAAGATCGCCAACGGCGAGAAGCTGGACCTCACCGAGGACCCGACGCCGCGCGGGCACGCGATCGAATTCCGGATCAACGGCGAGGACGCCGGACGCGGCTTCCTGCCCGCCCCCGGTCCGGTCACCCGCTACGACATCCCGACCGGGCCCGGCGTCCGGCTGGACTCGGGTGTCGAGGCCGGTTCGGTCATCGGCGGCCAGTTCGACTCCATGCTGTCCAAGCTGATCGTGCACGGCGCCACCCGCGAGGAGGCGCTCGCCCGCTCGCGTCGGGCCCTGGACGAGTTCCACGTCGAGGGTCTGGCCACCGTCATCCCGTTCCACCGCGCCGTGGTGTCCGACCCGGCGTTCATCGGTGACGACGAGGGGTTCTCGGTGCACACCCGCTGGATCGAGACCGAGTGGAACAACACCATCGAACCGTTCACCGGCGGCGCGCCGCTGGACGAAGAGGACGCCCGGCCGCGCCAGAAGGTGGTCGTGGAGGTCGGCGGGCGCCGGCTCGAGGTGTCGCTGCCCGGCGACCTGGCGCTGTCCAACGGTGGCGCCGCCGACCCGGCCGGTGTCATCCGCAAGAAGCCCAAGGCGCGCAAGCGCGGGTCGCACGCGGGCGCGGCCGCCTCGGGCGACGCGGTCACCGCGCCCATGCAGGGCACCGTGGTCAAGGTCGCGGTCGAGGAAGGCCAGGAGGTCGCCGCGGGCGACCTGGTGGTGGTGCTCGAGGCGATGAAGATGGAGAACCCGGTCACCGCGCACAAGGACGGTGTGATCACCGGGCTTGCGGTCGAGGCCGGTGCGGCCATCACCCAGGGCACGGTGCTCGCCGAGATCAAGTAG